GTTGGGCATTAAACCCGGAGAGACCACGGCTGACAACAGGTTCTCTTTTGAGTTGACTAACTGCATTGGCGCCTGTGACGGAGCGCCGGCGATGCTGATTAACAGTGATGTCCATCGTGACCTGACGCCGCCGAAGATTGCTCAAATCTTGAAGGCGTATCAATAAGTAACACTTGACGGGAGTTTCTTAGTGCCAGAGCAAAGGATTGTCTTAAAGAACTGCGGTGTGATCAATCCCCGGGATATAAATACCTATTTTGCTGCTGATGGTTTTCAGGCCTTGAAGAAAGCCACCATGGAGATGACTCCCGAGCAGGTCGTGGAGGAGGTCAAGGCATCCGGGTTGAGGGGACGGGGAGGGGCCGGTTTCCCATGCGGCTTGAAGTGGGACCTGACCAGAAGAGCTCCGGGGGATGAAAAGTACCTGATTTGTAATGCCGATGAGGGTGAGGTGGGCACGTTCAAGGACAGATACATCCTGCAGAACGACCCCTTCAGCCTGGTTGAGGGCATTGCCATCGCCGCTTATGCCATCGGGGCCAGGCAAGCCTTTATCTATTTGCGCGGTGAGTACCACTTTCTGCTTGATTTATTGCTGGGTGCTATCGGGCAGGCGAAAGAGAAAGGGTTTTTGGAGCACGTCAATATCACGGTCCGTGAAGGCGCCGGCGCTTACATCTGCGGCGAAGAATCAGCATTGATGGATTCTATCGAGGGCAGGCGTGGAGAAGCACGCTACCGCCCGCCGTTTCCGCCGACGGAGGGACTGTGGAGAAAGCCGACCGTGATTAATAATGTGGAAACACTGATGAATATCTCCCGGGTTCTGCTTAACGGCGCTCAATGGTTCAGCCAGATAGGCACCGAGCGGAGCAAGGGTACCAAGGTCTTCTCGGTGAGCGGGGATGTAGCCAGTCCCGGCGTCTATGAGATGGTACTGGGCAGCCAGCTCCGTGAGCTGGTTCTTGACCTGGCCCAGGCGGAAAGAGTCAAGCTGATTCAGATAGGGGGCGCTACCGGCCGGATCATACCCGCTGATATGCTGGATACTCCCCTGTCTTTTGAGACTATTCTCGGCGCCGGTGGCGTTACCGTATTCGATGAAAGCCGGGATGTTATCGATATCGTCTACAGAACCATGGAATTTCTGGCTGACGAGTCCTGCGGAAAGTGTTCCCCCTGCCGGGAAGGGACTGAGGTGATGCTTGAAATCACGGAAAGATTTTCCAAAGGGGAAGGAACCCGCAGGGATATCCGGTTGCTGGAAGAGCTATCCGGGGTCATGTCAATTACCTCATTGTGCGGACTGGGGCAGGCAGCCCCCATCCCGGTAACGGATACTCTAAAGTATTTCCGGAGCGATTATGAAAGTAAAATCAAACAGGAACAAGTTGAGGTAGTGGGATGATAACAATCACCGAGCCAAAGCCATTTGAAGAAATTGAAGGGTACCTTAAGCGCTGTAACGGGGTCTATCTGATTGGCTGTGGTACCTGTGCTACTATGCTGCACACCGGCGGTAAGTCCGAAGTTACGGCGATGAAGGAAAAACTGGAGGCTGATGGTAAAGAGGTTACCGGCTGGATGGTAATCCCTACCGGCTGCGACCCGCTGGCCAAGGAAGCCCTGGCCGAAAACCGGGAAGCTATTGATGCCAGTGATTGTATCCTGGTAATGTCCTGCGCTTTTGGCGTCCAGACGGTCAGGCTCTACAGTGATAAGCCGGTCTATCCGGCGCTCAATACCATGTTTATCGGCAAGGAAGAGAGCCCCGGCTATTTCGCCGAGGTCTGCATGCAGTGCGGGAGTTGCGTCCTGGGGAGGACGGCCGCCATCTGTCCCCTGGTGAGATGCGCCAAGCTGCTGCTCAATGGCCCCTGCGGTGGTTCCGTGGGGGGCAGGTGTGAGGTTGACGCGGATACACCCTG
This portion of the Dehalococcoidales bacterium genome encodes:
- a CDS encoding NADH-ubiquinone oxidoreductase-F iron-sulfur binding region domain-containing protein; protein product: MPEQRIVLKNCGVINPRDINTYFAADGFQALKKATMEMTPEQVVEEVKASGLRGRGGAGFPCGLKWDLTRRAPGDEKYLICNADEGEVGTFKDRYILQNDPFSLVEGIAIAAYAIGARQAFIYLRGEYHFLLDLLLGAIGQAKEKGFLEHVNITVREGAGAYICGEESALMDSIEGRRGEARYRPPFPPTEGLWRKPTVINNVETLMNISRVLLNGAQWFSQIGTERSKGTKVFSVSGDVASPGVYEMVLGSQLRELVLDLAQAERVKLIQIGGATGRIIPADMLDTPLSFETILGAGGVTVFDESRDVIDIVYRTMEFLADESCGKCSPCREGTEVMLEITERFSKGEGTRRDIRLLEELSGVMSITSLCGLGQAAPIPVTDTLKYFRSDYESKIKQEQVEVVG
- a CDS encoding methylenetetrahydrofolate reductase C-terminal domain-containing protein, which codes for MITITEPKPFEEIEGYLKRCNGVYLIGCGTCATMLHTGGKSEVTAMKEKLEADGKEVTGWMVIPTGCDPLAKEALAENREAIDASDCILVMSCAFGVQTVRLYSDKPVYPALNTMFIGKEESPGYFAEVCMQCGSCVLGRTAAICPLVRCAKLLLNGPCGGSVGGRCEVDADTPCGWQQIIDRLTALGQLDQMAEIEPIKDWSTSVSGGPRQIKVEI